Below is a window of Gossypium hirsutum isolate 1008001.06 chromosome A12, Gossypium_hirsutum_v2.1, whole genome shotgun sequence DNA.
TTTCTGTTTCATCTTCAGTGTCTGGCTCCTCAGGCAGAGGAACCTatttataatttaacaattaaaaggTGATGGAAGATCattaacttgaaaaataagaaaGAGCAAATTAATATTCAATAAGCAATAAAACAGTAGACTTCACAAGAAAACAAATTATCTCTCCTCagaaacaaaaaataatgaataaaagatAATATAAACCAGCACAAGAAAATCAAATTCTACTTATTTGGCATGTACCCACATCTTCACGGTCAACCAAGTCTGCAAGACGACCTCCATTAGCCCATAATCTGTCTACTACACCAAGAATCCTTCTATTTATCCTCCACTTGGTGTTCCCCAGTGTATCCAGGGCCTGATGCATGAGAAATAATAGAATCATTGTAACAAGAGGCTATACTGAACAGTGTTATAAAGTTGTGAGTGACAACAATTTATTCAGAACTGTTCTCATTTTTAAGCGCAAACttatacatttattcaattatataattaaaacagcaatcttatataaaaataataatataatatttaataaatattcataaaaatgaataaaatatgtaattacatattaaattaaatgaaataagcCGACACTTAGAAGTGCAGAACATAGAGATATAAATATAAATCTCAAGGATTTCAAACCTCAAAAACAGGCTCTAATTGCTTCCTTGGAGTTCTTTTAACAGTTTCACGTTGCTGTTTTGCTCCATGTGTCCGCATGACATATGATGGTAAAAACAAATAAGCACCTTGGTCATACCTGCCAAAGTATCACAAAGTTCAACAGTGATTGGATAGGAACTGGACAAGTGGgaatataatcatatatatatatatagctttttCAAGTTGACAAATGAAGATATTTGCATAAGCAGGAAAATTTAGTACAAAGCTGTCAGTATATCTGAATGAGTAGAGGGAATAAACTGTACAAAGATAGGACCTTGAGTACATACCCTGTCCAGTTTTGTGGAGGCACTAACATTGGCATATAAGGAATGACCATGTGCTTAGCCTGCTTGCACAAGTGATATTAGTTTATCCATATGCTTTCAAGTAGAGAAATTTATTCAAGGGGGTTACTGTTTATGAATGGAATGCTTGTTAAGTGCCATCTATTAAAGACTACTTACAGTTTTCTCAAGTCCTTTGCGAACTAACGGATCACATTCAATAACACCATATCTTCTACTGCCTTTACTGGTAAAggataaacacaaaaaatacgAATTCTATTGTGAGTTATGAGTGAATGAAGAATAAGTCAAAAGTGAGAGAGAGGAGATGACTATTTACTTTCCATCTTTGATGACATTTTTTAGAGCATGTACAAATGCAGGGCGAATATCCGGTGGGCCATCTCCTATCTGATCAACTGGTGGTTGTATGTAGGCGTTTTCCATCAATAACTGAATCAGACGGCAGCCAACCTATAATGGCAACCCCATGATATAACATCACGAACACACAATGGCCAGAACAGATTTTATTTTCAACTGCAACAATCGCATACCTTAACATGTGCCTCCTGACCCCAAGGCTTTGAAGTATCACGTCCCTTCACTATTTCCCGTACCTGATGCACTTTTTGCTTTTTCATCAACTGAGTCACCTTTTTCCTCAGCTTTTCCTCATTTTTGGCCAGTTTCCCTTGTTCAGTGGTCTCAGGTTCAGATTCAGTGGCAGATTTTTTATCTGTTGTGCTCTTTTTCTTTGTCTTCTCCAAGAACTTCTGTATCCTGGCCTGATCCACATATGAAACACCCATAAACAAGTTCTCATCAAGAAATAGCAAATACTCCTTTAGCATAAGGCACAAATCTATGTTATAAATCTAAAATAAGTACATCTATCTCGCATCATTCAGAAAAAACAGAAGGGGGGGCGAGGGGGGACAATGttaatctcaaacttcatattttCATGCCCAACTTGCTTTAACAATAACCAATCTCCTAACCCCGACATACTTAAAATTGCCAGAATCTATATCATCCAGAAATTCATATATTCTATCCTGTGAAACAGAAAACAAAATTGTGCTGATAATCTCAACTCCAACTTCATTTCCAGGGTGCACTGTCCTATGAAAGACAAACCATTCCTATGTGACCAATTACCATTTTAAATCTAGAAACAGTCCCACCAATCACAAGACTGAACCTTTAAGTAAGTTCTACTTTACTAGGACATGGATATTTTCAACAACAGAATATCATAAACTCCAGCAATAATGTTATCAATTTATATAGATCATGTTATCAACtggaaatttttaacaaaagctCATAATTCTCTTAAATTTCATCCACCATAAACATCACATACTATGTCAATAGAACAAATTCACTGGCTTGAAAAATTATAACCTCCTCACCTCATTTTCAATGGCTTCACCAATCTGGCAAGCAGCTTGAACGACCCTAATGCCCCCAGTTCCAGCAGTATTAGTCATCAACAACCCCATTAATTTGTGCATTGTAACAACCGCCATCATATCCGCTGACAACTCATTAAAATAAGCAGCGTGACTTATCTTAAAATTCCCCTTGCACACCTCTTGCTCAGCAGCAATAGAATCTCTCAATGGCTCAAACCAACCAAGAAACAATGACTTAACATAAGGCAAATTGGGAGCAAGCTTCTGCTCGCACATATCCTCTATTAATTCTTGATATTCTTTAGCTGCCTCTTCCCATGCCTCAGTCTCAATCTTTATTTGCCGCCTCTTTAACGTATTGTACTTCGCCACCCCCAGTCCTCCTACCATTATCTTTGGTTGCTTTGAAAAAGACTCTTTCCTCTCTTCTTTGATCATTGCTTCTACTAATTCATTGATTTCTTCAGAACCCGAAAGGTCGTCTTCATTAGAAACAATAGCCTCAGCAGCACTTGCATACCCTTTGAAGTTCCAAAATTTCCCAGAAAAAAATAAAGGGTTACCTGAGTGGGAGAAACCGAATCTGCCCAAACAATCCTTTTGCGAGGGAAAGACATAGTTTTCTCGAAAACCCAGAATCGGGCATCCGGAAAAACCATGGTTTATGGCCTTGGAAGGTCTGAATTTATTGATAAAAGCAGAAGTCTGACAAAACCCTGTAGAAGAAGATGACGAAAGCGAGGAAGTACATGATTCAGGAACAAATTTAGACTTGTGTGTATTGGAAGCTTGTTTAAGTAAGCTTCTCCACATGTTTGAGCTATGTCGCTTTCGTGTACAGGGAATGCCTACAATTCAAAGCTTTCTCTAGGATTTTTCCTTTCTCGTTTTGTCtacgaaataaatgaaagaagTGGGAAAATTTTAGAGGGGttgagaaaggaagaaaaaaagggGGGGAATAATGCAATGAAATATTCGAAATTGTAAGAAAGGGTGAGAGGCTCTTAGAAGAGAAGGATATGGAGATTGGACGTGACAGAGGGAGGAGGGTGTTTTGTTCGCAGAGACGGATAGCCGCCTTTAAACCCTCCTAAAAACCTATGATTTTTCTCTGTATTTTGCAATTCCATTCCCTTGGGTTTAAATTTAATAACCGCTCTGCTAATTAGCCCAACGCttacagcacgtttggttcgctgtattggattagaggtgtattggattagaggtgtaatggaatagaggtgtaatggaaaagctgtgtaatagcaaatcaactgtttggttgaatgtaatggaatagaggcgtaatagtaatcctgtgtttggttgagtgtaatagaggtgtaatagcataatgaaaaaactaaaatgactagaatacccttagcagaaatttgttttgataaatgattattgttattgttatttaaattttaataagattattattatcaataataaataatttaatcatatttaaacataattattattaaatatattttaattaaaatatataatttaataaaattcttaataattagcataaatttgttttggtaaattattattgttattgttatttaaattttaataagattaatatcaataataaataatttaatcatatttaaacataattattattaaatatattataattaaaatatataatttaatatgaatttactcaaatcataatatatgatactgtaaaatataaattaacataattattattaaatatattataattaaaatatataatttaataaaattcttaataaataaaattcttctatgaatttactcaaatcataatatatgatactataaaagaaaatttcaaataattaatattaaatatgatttaattaaatatatgatttaataaaatttaaaattattataactaatatgattatagtttatgaatttgtataatttaaaataataattattacatataatttaataataatatataatttcataaaattcttgataataaaaattttcttatatgaatttatacaatttaaaataattaatattaaatataattatatagtgatatataatttcataaaattcttaataataaaatgttcttatatgaatttactaaaatcaatatataacttgagaattatattatgcataaacataattaacttatattaagaaaaggttagatgaaaatgaaattgtacattaaaatccatatgttatatagttttacaacatcaaaaagtttgaacattgatatttaatggtaagaaagaaatctcctaacccattccaatcgggcaactgaaggtaaactaaagaaaacgatcatttgagttggatggtcgggaattttactcaatgcatcatatcgctgatcgtcggttaaaccctcaattgaccataaggctgaatataaatttgaagctctctcttccatatgttgttctgacttctgctgaactaccacctcggaggcaaaactcctactgatttgatcgccaacggcctggattttctccccgaacaaagtggcagcctcattaaatgaagaaaacacattatcacgagcatcagatttcttctttctcttgtttgaagatgaggaacccccttggtctcgatctcctcgcggatccgtaccagaaacatccatgtcatctaaagagacgtcagcttcgcagtcatagaatgtgtttctctcttcattcatatctgtagtacgttcatcatcagcatgtatttcttcaagaacatcagcagctgtttgagcatctctcccagttgctcgatctcttgcgtatatggtagtaagctggtcatagtaagggaaagtacgaaATCTGAATTgggcggcttctttgtgactctaaaaaaatgaggaaatcatattagtcgtaagtttggtaaaaataatataataaagacttgaaataatcttacctttaaataggactcccaaaccgcatcttcagcaacaacgagctgcctatgctcgtcccaaccaaaaccgctattgttttggccattaagcatgtcgtagacgattgaccactcccttttaagtaacctaatccttgattcaatattaggtttcgccttcaacattgcatttggtaaaaccgtttgtagcattctttccaactcgttcaaataaccggctttgaacccggtatcagcattaaatgttccaacattgtgcaggtccaccatgctggaaactaatgctgcatcttcctcgggaacccattttcttttgcttcctcgagaagcttgagcatttgattctggaacacctgacataatgatcttaagaacaaaaaaaaaataaattatattaattactattttaatatcatgaTTCAAAAGGTCTACACTTTATAAAATCTAAGTAATTAAgttgaatatcatgaatcaaaagttccatagcacaaaaaatttaaaattataacacatgctgaattagaagaaattatattataatttctgtagtttagtacaatacaaaaatcaatacaaaagtttcacaaaagtttcacaaactaaCGGGgcgtttggttgggtgtaatggctaatccattacaccccGAATCGGTGGCCCCACTGAATAcagcgtttggttcgctgttttCTCTAATACACCTCTAATCCGTTGCGGATGGATTCCACATTTTGGCTGCTTCACCACCGATTTGTAAATCCCTTGCAACAGCAAAGATTAGCTAATCGGTGTCTTATTTACCCTCCCCTTGCCGAAATCGCCTCCAGCCgaccctctccctcccaacataAACAGAACGTGCCAGCGAACCAAACCTCTACCCGCTCCCGATTTCAGCTTTGCATCCTTCTCCGACTCGACGGTGTCAGATCTCCGGACGACTTGAATCAGTAATCTCCCGCTCCCTATTTCTTTTCTCTCTGCATGCGATTGTTTCAGTCCTTGGTAAATCGGCGTTTCGTTTCTTACCGGTTATGGTTTTTTTtccattgtttgtttgtttgtcctGAATTACAGGTTCTTTGCTCCAACATTTTTCATATTCTGTCTGCTTTATGTTTCTCTATTTTCTGTTTCTGTACCgtgttttgtttctttattttctgtTTCTGTACCATGTTTTGTTCCTCTATTTTCTGTAGTGGTTTTTTGTTTCTCTATTTTCTGTTTCTGTACCATGTTTTGTTCCTCTTGCCATTTTTGCCATTTTCTGTTTCTGTTTCTCCGTCAAATTTATTATCAATGATCAGCATGTTCTCTTGTGTAGACATTTTTATTTAGCATGTTTTGTTTCTCTAACAATGGATTAAATCTAAATTCAACCGAATGACATGGAATTATACAACAACTAACttcaaataaaaacatgatttcAATCCATTGTTAGAAGTTAATAATCCTTTTCCTCACTTATAAACCATGAACGCATATCAGTAGTGGGACATTTGTAGAGAAATTAACAGATCTGTTCCAACTGATATTCCTAGAGGTCTCATATTCTTGTTTGTGTTCCAACTTGTCCAGGAAAGGCTAGATTTTGTATTTCCATTTAAATAATCTTCTTGACCTTAATTTGTTTGTCATTTGGCATTGTGCATTGTTAAAGGCTTGTTGTcagtatttcataattttccttaTAATTTTCCCAtccattaattttttgttttctataATTCTTTAATATTGTCTCAAGTTCCCATCTGCAGTTTAATATATTGATTATGTAATCCACACATCATTATCTATCAAACTAAAGCAGTAGAGACAAGATTGTGAAATATTAAAACCAGTGCAACCAGCTCATGATATTGTTATGATGAAAGTACTTGCTGTGCATTTTTCTTAGTCATTTAAATCAATAAACTCATTTAACAATCTTGTGCTTTTCCATGACAGAAATAAGaatattatttatcttttgtaattaaattatctTTGAAAGGCTGTATGAGAATATGTATGTAAGCAAACTCTAATTGCACTGgtattccattttcatttttgtgaaaacatgtttatttttctaGTCAAATGCCTATATGATGGTTCTTGTGTAGCCATTTTATTTAGCATGTTTTGTTTCTCTATCATTTACACACTGCTGTTActgaaaattaaatctaaattcaacCGAATGACATGGAATTATACAACAACTAACttcattgtttgtttgtttgtcctGAATTACAGGTTCTTTGTTACTGCAGTTCATCATCGGTCTCCTCTCCGATTTCCTCATTACAGGTTAGTTTCCCCCGTTTGCAGTGGCTATACAATTGTTTGCAGTGGCTATATAATTTATTTGCAGTGGCTCCATCTGCTTGATCAGTCAGAAATGAAAACAAAGGACTATGAATGCTCATGTCCTGTTTGGATTTGTATGCTTTTTGAGATTTTTGTTGAATAGAAACACTCTGATATTCTTTCATGGCTACTGCAATGTTGAAGTGCATATAATGAGCTCTAGAATGTCATGCATAGTCCTGGTGCTGTTAATTTGGTACTGTTAATTTTGAAtgctttgaaatgtttgaaatggcTTTGTTAATTTGGTACTGTTAATGCTTTGAAATGTTTCAAATGGTGCTGTTACTACTTCAACTTTGAAATGCTTTGAAATGTTTGATCACTGATAAATGTTTGAAATGGTGCTGTTAATTTGGTACTGTTAACTTTGAAtgctttgaaatgtttgaaatgagtTAACACCCAAGTACATTTACTGCTAATTTAATCTCCAAGTTGGTGTGGAATTATGAAACTAAGAGAGTATTTTCCTATATGTTGCTTTTACGTTTCACTCTTTCTGAAATAATTAGCTGATAAGGTCTCCTTCCACTGTATCTGCTTCTGGCCATATATGAGAAACCAAGAAAACCCTTTCTtgttcggctatatatatatattgaagtgaAAATGAAGCCATGACCTGTACAGTTTTAAATTACCCAAAGCTTTCTTCATtaccaaatctgtcatcttacttttaaaagttttaaattatctGTCAAACTTATAATCTGTCAATATATCAAACATTAACCCATTTTTCAATTGTGGATGTACTTCCTTTCTTTCCAAACAATATATAATTTGGTCTCACGTGGTTGCTGCTTTCACTTGCTCTTTCTCCTCCACCTTCCATTGTCCAACTTTCAAGCAAATCGTTGGAATTCTAGGATCTTTTGAAGATTAACATGCAACTGTCGAATATTTATGGTTATATGTCTACCTTAAAAGatgttttataaattgttttcatTCATTAAAAAACCAGGTTATGCTTATGATTGCAAATTGCATGTGAGCACACATCTGATTTAAGGTTGGATATCATATGTTATATTCCTTTGTCCCCAAAACCATTAATGAgtactatataatttaaaaagggCATCAAACTTTAGTACCAATTCTTGTATTAAAAAGGAAATTCATGGACAAAATGTTGTTATAAAAACGAGCAATATATAATTTGGTacttgtgtttttctttttttaatctattatttgtatttgataaatattttgataCTTAAAGATAATGGTGTACCAATTCTTCGTTATAATTTAAAAAGGACATCAAACTTCAGTACCAATTCTTGTATTAATAtcaattatgataaaaatataacgATTTTGATACTTTCAAAGATCTCgttcaaatttaatcattattaaaataattgtGCTAACTTTAagctgaaataaaaattttatttatgttatttaaggtatattaaatataattaaaatcattatttattatttaatattttaattgaaatataattaaaatcattttgattatataatattaatataaactatacatttaaattgaaatataaataaaacatggcataacaattaaaatttaatattaatagaaaaacatatttattattgatattaataattcaaattttttttccataatatTTTTTACGTGtgtgttataaattatttattacttatgGAGTGTTTacctctttattattatttgattacaaaatattatcattttatttatctttaaaatattaaatttgttaatagCTATCAATCATTTATGCAaattttactaataattttactaaataaaataaacacgTGCCATCTTGATTCTTTTAGATTCAATGTTCATTCCTGTAATTTCTTATAAGCATTTTTGTTTGAGAAGCAACTTGTCAAGTTATCCCCCATATAATCCTATCAACTCCCCCAAAATTAATAAcctatttgctttcatttttaatttgtttgtctctcaattatttttataaaatttaatttgcatcttcaattctttgatagtgtgttctaattttaatatgttgcagtaatggctcgtctgcctttaattgcacaaagtgtgaggcgaaaaagaattggtattgcattgacatTATGGTTGGAActctgtagaattgcgatttggttcttatttagaatgggtgccagccttagcctacatacttatagaccaaggattaggtcatATACCTTAGATTTTATGCAAAacgagattatgtgaaaaggcttgtatatgctagtgacgagacctgtgtttcacaagttaggatgaatagaactgcctttttaagttatgtgagatgttagaatcgatagggggattgaagtcgtcaagaaacatgctggttgatgagcaagtagcaatgtttttacatatcatctcccatcacctgaaaaatcgagttatcaagcatcactttagaaggtccggggaaactgttagcagagcatttcatagtgttttaaatgctgtcatacgcttacaagatgtcttatttaaaaagccggagccaattacagccgattcttctgacacaagtgaaatggtttaaggtattagacTGAGTTTATATACTAGACAACATTAGTtgacttagatttaaattagtatctaactcaaggttttatatcatgtgatatagaattgcttaggtgctcttgatggaacctacatcaagattagggtgccaacaATTGATAAAGCTAGATATCGAACCCGAAAAGGGGACATAGCAACAAacatgctaggtgtttgtacacctgagatgcaatttgtttatgttcttcctggttgggaaggttcagttgccgatggacgggtgcttcgagatgccattagtagaagacatggactaaaagttcctcatggtacagTGTATAGTTAAAGGAATTTGAgttattcattaagatcaaactttgtttgctgaattaatcatgttcggtaaaaattattttataggttgttattatctagttgatgctggatacacaaattctgagggatttcttgcaccatttagaggacagcgatatcatctgaacgactggcgtcagggttatcagccaagttcccCGCAAGagtttttaatatgaaacatgcctcagcacgtaatgtcattgaaagatgctttggcttattaaaacttagatggggaatacttaggagtccatcgttttatcctgtacgggtgcacaatagaattattatagCATGTTGTTTGctacataattttattcgaactcatatgagtattgatcccattgaagcggaggtgggagaaggattacctacaattaatgtggtggatgacgatgaaccgaatatcacaaatattcatccatcggatgcttgggctacttggaggatggaactagccaaccaaatgttcgatgaatggcaagcatctagaaattacagcacgtttggttcgctgtattggattagaggtgtattggattagaggtgtaatggaatagaggtgtaatggaaaagctgtgtaatagcaaatcaactgtttggttgaatgtaatggaatagaggcgtaatagtaatcctgtgtttggttgagtgtaatagaggtgtaatagcataatgaaaaaactaaaatgactagaatacccttagcagaaatttgttttgataaatgattattgttattgttatttaaattttaataagattattattatcaataataaataatttaatcatatttaaacataattattattaaatatatttaattaaaatatataatttaataaaattcttaataattagcataaatttgttttggtaaattattattgttattgttatttaaattttaataagattaatatcaataataaataatttaatcatatttaaacataattattattaaatatattataattaaaatatataattaatatgaatttactcaaatcataatatatgatactgtaaaatataaattaacataattattattaaatatattataattaaaatatataatttaataaaattcttaataaataaaattcttctatgaatttactcaaatcataatatatgatactataaaagaaaatttcaaataattaatattaaatatgatttaattaaatatatgatttaataaaatttaaaattattataactaatatgattatagtttatgaatttgtataatttaaaataataattattacatataatttaataataatatataatttcataaaattcttgataataaaaattttcttatatgaatttatacaatttaaaataattaatattaaatataattatatagtgatatataatttcataaaattcttaataataaaatgttcttatatgaatttactaaaatcaatatataacttgagaattatattatgcataaacataattaacttatattaagaaaaggttagatgaaaatgaaattgtacattaaaatccatatgttatatagttttacaacatcaaaaagtttgaacattgatatttaatggtaagaaagaaatctcctaacccattccaatcgggcaactgaaggtaaactaaagaaaacgatcatttgagttggatggtcgggaattttactcaatgcatcatatcgctgatcgtcggttaaaccctcaattgaccataaggctgaatataaatttgaagctctctcttccatatgttgttctgacttctgctgaactaccacctcggaggcaaaactcctactgatttgatcgccaacggcctggattttctccccgaacaaagtggcagcctcattaaatgaagaaaacacattatcacgagcatcagatttcttctttctcttgtttgaagatgaggaaccccttGGTCTCGATC
It encodes the following:
- the LOC107934770 gene encoding DNA-directed RNA polymerase 1B, mitochondrial; translated protein: MWRSLLKQASNTHKSKFVPESCTSSLSSSSSTGFCQTSAFINKFRPSKAINHGFSGCPILGFRENYVFPSQKDCLGRFGFSHSGNPLFFSGKFWNFKGYASAAEAIVSNEDDLSGSEEINELVEAMIKEERKESFSKQPKIMVGGLGVAKYNTLKRRQIKIETEAWEEAAKEYQELIEDMCEQKLAPNLPYVKSLFLGWFEPLRDSIAAEQEVCKGNFKISHAAYFNELSADMMAVVTMHKLMGLLMTNTAGTGGIRVVQAACQIGEAIENEARIQKFLEKTKKKSTTDKKSATESEPETTEQGKLAKNEEKLRKKVTQLMKKQKVHQVREIVKGRDTSKPWGQEAHVKVGCRLIQLLMENAYIQPPVDQIGDGPPDIRPAFVHALKNVIKDGNKGSRRYGVIECDPLVRKGLEKTAKHMVIPYMPMLVPPQNWTGYDQGAYLFLPSYVMRTHGAKQQRETVKRTPRKQLEPVFEALDTLGNTKWRINRRILGVVDRLWANGGRLADLVDREDVPLPEEPDTEDETEIRKWKWKVKAVKKENNERHSQRCDVELKLAVARKMKDEVGFYYPHNLDFRGRAYPMHPYLNHLGSDLCRGVLEFAEGRPLGKSGLRWLKIHLANLYAGGVDKLSYEGRVEFTESHLDDIFDSADRPLEGKRWWLSAEDPFQCLAACINLSEALRSCTPEATISHMPVHQDGSCNGLQHYAALGRDKLGAAAVNLVAGDKPADVYSGIAARVLDIMKRDAQEDPATNPNALHARLLINQVDRKLVKQTVMTSVYGVTYVGARDQIKRRLKERGAIADDTQLFVASCYAARTTLTALGEMFQAARSIMGWLGECAKVIASENQPVRWVTPLGLPVVQPYRQLGRHLIKTSLQMLTLQRETDKVMVKRQRTAFPPNFVHSLDGSHMMMTAVACKKAGLNFAGVHDSYWTHACDVDEMNRILREKFVELYEAPILENLLESFQKAFPSWNFPPLPERGDFDLREVLESPYFFN